Proteins encoded by one window of Acuticoccus sp. MNP-M23:
- a CDS encoding hydroxymethylglutaryl-CoA lyase, with the protein MVEQEIKSVEIVEVSPRDGIQNQPKILSMDTKVALIEKAIAAGARRIEAVSFVNPKRVPQMAGAEELLDRLPRGAARYIGLVLNQRGFERAIRTPLDEVNFVVVASDTFNQRNQGASTADTIGVWENIAAEARGTVATSVTVGAAFGCPFEGEVPIDRLLHVVDAVMAHSPHELALADTIGVAAPTDIEARVSAVRTRFPDVPLRLHLHNTRNTGIANAYAAIKAGVAVLDSSLAGSGGCPFAPRATGNIATEDLVYMLDRAGIETGMDLDALCDAARWLEDALDNTMPGMVMKAGGFPAEAPVQSAA; encoded by the coding sequence ATGGTTGAGCAGGAAATCAAAAGCGTAGAGATCGTGGAGGTCTCCCCGCGTGACGGGATTCAAAATCAGCCGAAAATCCTGTCGATGGATACAAAAGTCGCGTTGATCGAGAAGGCCATCGCGGCGGGTGCCCGGCGCATCGAGGCGGTGAGCTTCGTCAATCCCAAACGGGTCCCGCAGATGGCTGGCGCCGAAGAGCTGCTGGACCGTCTCCCCCGTGGGGCAGCGCGCTATATCGGCCTCGTCCTCAACCAGCGCGGCTTCGAGCGGGCCATCCGCACACCGCTCGACGAGGTCAATTTCGTGGTGGTGGCGAGCGATACCTTCAACCAGCGCAACCAGGGTGCCAGCACCGCCGACACCATCGGCGTCTGGGAAAATATTGCAGCCGAGGCACGCGGAACCGTGGCGACATCGGTGACCGTGGGCGCAGCGTTCGGCTGCCCGTTCGAGGGTGAGGTGCCCATCGACAGGCTGCTCCATGTGGTGGACGCCGTGATGGCGCACAGCCCCCACGAGCTGGCGCTGGCAGACACCATTGGGGTGGCGGCCCCGACCGACATCGAAGCGCGCGTCAGCGCCGTTCGAACACGCTTTCCGGACGTGCCGCTGCGCCTGCACCTTCACAACACGCGCAACACAGGCATCGCCAACGCCTATGCGGCCATCAAGGCGGGCGTTGCGGTGCTGGATTCCTCACTGGCCGGCTCCGGCGGGTGCCCGTTTGCGCCGCGCGCCACCGGCAACATTGCCACCGAAGATCTGGTCTACATGCTGGACCGCGCCGGGATCGAGACCGGCATGGACCTCGACGCCCTGTGCGATGCGGCGCGCTGGCTGGAAGACGCGCTCGACAACACCATGCCGGGAATGGTGATGAAGGCTGGCGGTTTTCCCGCTGAGGCGCCCGTACAGAGCGCGGCCTGA
- a CDS encoding GntR family transcriptional regulator, giving the protein MMDGEPQRAADLAYLALRDAILTGELAPNVRLTETALAESLALSRTPVRDAIRRLIMEGFLSRVRGEGLRVIGLQPDEVEQIFQIRLMLEPFAARRAARFATDAQIAELRDLAEEMYAITPPSDAEESKRLPERNSRFHNLIMEAAKSPRLSTMLAATVNVGLVLRTFRMYGERDMVRSARHHLEIADAIEARAPEWAASVMASHLHAAAAVAMRGDD; this is encoded by the coding sequence ATGATGGACGGCGAGCCGCAGAGGGCCGCTGATCTCGCCTACCTCGCCCTGCGCGACGCAATCCTCACCGGCGAGCTTGCGCCCAACGTGCGGCTGACCGAGACAGCGCTCGCCGAAAGCCTCGCCCTCTCGCGGACCCCCGTGCGCGATGCGATCCGCCGGCTCATCATGGAGGGGTTCTTGTCCCGCGTCCGGGGTGAGGGCTTGCGCGTGATCGGCCTTCAGCCCGACGAGGTGGAGCAGATCTTCCAGATCCGGCTGATGCTGGAGCCGTTCGCCGCCCGGCGTGCCGCCCGCTTCGCCACCGATGCGCAGATTGCCGAGCTGCGCGACCTTGCCGAAGAGATGTACGCCATCACCCCGCCCTCCGACGCCGAGGAGAGCAAGCGGTTGCCGGAGCGCAATTCCCGCTTCCACAACCTCATCATGGAGGCGGCAAAATCGCCGCGGCTGTCCACAATGCTGGCGGCGACGGTCAATGTCGGGCTCGTCCTTCGCACCTTTCGGATGTACGGCGAGCGCGACATGGTCCGCTCTGCCCGCCACCATCTGGAAATTGCCGACGCCATCGAGGCACGGGCGCCGGAGTGGGCGGCCAGCGTTATGGCGTCCCACCTCCATGCCGCAGCAGCCGTTGCCATGCGCGGGGATGACTGA
- a CDS encoding diguanylate cyclase has translation MLSLYLIPLLDFAGLMALSALFFVFVRRSVSARLTRQIVFGLILGMGVVAASLQPIMVVSGVQIDPRNLFVGCAGAFGGPLAALVGFAIAAATRFAEETGHAHVCVLSLLLATVAGLVWRHLSRGVPDIKGKHFLALGLAISVSYVCTFLLPRESWWPILTTALPFLVSINIVGAMLVGGILERDQRRNQRERHLSHQASVDPLTGLMNRRAFETLYATLTRNPVSSGTACILIDLDHFKKVNDTFGHAVGDRVLVSVSRRLRATIRDADIAARFGGEEFAVCLPGADKTQTAIVVKRIREAIAAVGTTELEFGVPVTASVGICWSEVPMALDAALEVADRALYRAKMSGRDRMLFGNSGDGAGKTSAGISRPAARPAQREPLAG, from the coding sequence ATGCTCTCGCTTTACCTGATCCCTTTATTGGATTTTGCCGGCCTGATGGCGCTGAGTGCGCTTTTCTTCGTGTTCGTCAGGCGGTCGGTTTCGGCGCGCCTGACCCGGCAGATCGTGTTCGGACTGATTCTCGGTATGGGTGTGGTCGCCGCGTCGCTGCAGCCGATCATGGTGGTGAGCGGCGTTCAGATCGATCCGCGCAATCTTTTCGTCGGGTGTGCCGGTGCCTTCGGCGGGCCGCTTGCTGCTCTCGTCGGTTTCGCCATAGCGGCCGCGACACGGTTTGCCGAGGAGACGGGGCATGCGCACGTCTGCGTACTGTCTCTCTTGCTGGCCACTGTTGCCGGGCTTGTCTGGCGGCACCTCTCGCGCGGTGTGCCGGACATCAAGGGGAAACATTTTCTGGCCCTTGGGCTGGCAATCAGTGTGTCCTACGTCTGCACGTTTTTGCTGCCGCGAGAAAGCTGGTGGCCGATCCTGACAACCGCGTTGCCGTTTCTGGTGTCGATCAACATCGTCGGCGCGATGCTGGTTGGCGGGATCCTCGAACGCGATCAAAGGCGCAATCAGCGTGAGCGGCACCTGTCGCATCAGGCCTCTGTGGATCCGCTGACGGGTCTGATGAACCGCCGGGCGTTCGAGACGCTCTATGCCACACTGACCCGCAATCCGGTCTCCTCGGGAACAGCCTGCATCCTCATCGACCTCGACCATTTCAAGAAGGTGAACGACACGTTCGGACATGCTGTCGGCGACCGCGTTCTCGTCAGTGTATCGAGGCGCCTGCGCGCGACCATTCGCGATGCGGACATTGCCGCCCGTTTCGGCGGTGAGGAATTTGCGGTCTGCCTGCCGGGCGCGGACAAGACGCAGACCGCCATTGTCGTGAAGCGGATCCGCGAAGCGATCGCTGCGGTGGGCACCACCGAACTGGAATTCGGCGTTCCGGTCACCGCAAGCGTCGGCATCTGCTGGAGCGAGGTGCCGATGGCGCTCGACGCCGCACTGGAGGTGGCGGACCGGGCGCTCTACCGGGCCAAGATGAGCGGCCGTGACCGGATGTTGTTCGGCAATAGCGGTGACGGGGCGGGCAAGACGTCCGCCGGCATCTCGCGCCCGGCAGCGCGGCCAGCCCAGCGCGAACCACTGGCGGGCTGA
- a CDS encoding type II toxin-antitoxin system HicA family toxin: MNAPELKRWLSKHGCTFDTHKGGSGHLTVKRGDRKTQLPMHGGRKELGSGLVAKIKKDLGLA; the protein is encoded by the coding sequence ATGAATGCTCCTGAGCTGAAACGCTGGCTAAGCAAGCATGGGTGCACGTTCGACACGCATAAGGGCGGCAGCGGCCACCTCACCGTCAAAAGAGGAGATAGGAAAACGCAGCTGCCGATGCACGGTGGCCGTAAAGAGTTGGGAAGCGGTTTAGTGGCGAAGATTAAGAAGGATTTGGGGTTAGCATAA
- a CDS encoding type II toxin-antitoxin system HicB family antitoxin — MAFYPIKFAIDGDSWLVTSPDFPEVTTFGDTQEDGARNAVSAIEEAISSRMADNQVLPPPYDDREGGQYAVQLPSMSLLKSWLYMICKLDNISRAELQRRLDVGRETIDRLFRLDHNSKLDQLERAFEAVGHPLEFGPAGRAWTHEAA; from the coding sequence ATGGCCTTCTACCCTATCAAATTTGCGATCGATGGTGACTCTTGGCTTGTGACCTCGCCTGACTTTCCCGAGGTCACAACGTTTGGCGACACACAGGAAGATGGCGCGAGAAACGCCGTAAGTGCTATCGAGGAAGCTATTTCGTCTCGGATGGCTGATAATCAGGTTTTGCCTCCGCCCTATGACGATCGCGAGGGTGGCCAGTATGCGGTGCAGCTACCATCGATGAGCCTGCTCAAGTCTTGGCTCTATATGATTTGTAAGCTCGATAATATTAGCCGTGCAGAGTTGCAGAGGCGGCTCGACGTGGGACGTGAAACCATCGATCGTCTCTTTCGGCTAGATCACAATAGCAAGCTTGATCAACTTGAACGGGCTTTTGAAGCTGTGGGGCATCCGCTTGAGTTTGGTCCTGCCGGGCGGGCATGGACTCATGAAGCCGCCTAA
- a CDS encoding phage portal protein: MRWPWRKPEIEKRSTGYTAQVIQAREAYITGGRGLAELTATVQSCVSLWEHGLSLADVTGTTFLNRRTLAMMGRSLALRGEALLVADADGLLPVSDWDLSTRNGRPRAYRVSVADTGGATSRTVLASEVLHVTIGADPSQPWFGSAPLRRASLTADLLHALEVALAETYALAPVGSMIVPFPEAPEADLEALARGFRSARGRVLVRESVNVSAAGGPAPQADWRPNDLTPDLSRAMTAESLAAAREGVSAVFGVLPSWFGSAAQGPLVREAQRHLAQWVLQPIAAAIAEEATDKLGAVVTLDVMRPLQAFDAGGRARAFGTMVKAIAEANQAGLEPQQVEAGLKLINWA, from the coding sequence ATGCGCTGGCCCTGGCGTAAACCCGAGATCGAAAAGCGCTCGACTGGCTACACCGCTCAGGTGATCCAGGCGCGCGAGGCGTACATCACCGGCGGGCGCGGGCTGGCGGAATTGACGGCGACGGTGCAGTCCTGCGTCAGCTTGTGGGAGCACGGGCTTTCGCTCGCCGACGTGACCGGCACCACGTTCCTCAACCGCCGCACGCTCGCCATGATGGGCCGGTCCCTGGCCTTGCGCGGCGAGGCGCTTCTCGTGGCCGATGCCGATGGGCTGTTGCCGGTTTCAGACTGGGACCTCTCGACCCGCAACGGCCGGCCGCGCGCCTATCGCGTGTCCGTCGCCGACACCGGCGGCGCGACAAGCCGCACGGTGCTCGCGTCCGAAGTGTTGCACGTCACCATCGGCGCGGACCCGTCGCAACCGTGGTTCGGCAGCGCTCCGCTGAGGCGTGCCAGCCTGACCGCCGACCTCTTGCACGCGCTCGAGGTGGCGTTGGCAGAGACCTATGCTCTGGCGCCGGTGGGCAGCATGATTGTCCCATTTCCGGAGGCGCCCGAGGCGGACCTGGAGGCGCTTGCCCGAGGCTTTCGCAGCGCGCGGGGGCGTGTCTTGGTGCGCGAATCCGTGAACGTAAGCGCGGCCGGCGGACCGGCACCGCAGGCCGACTGGCGGCCCAACGATCTGACGCCAGACCTCTCGCGGGCGATGACGGCTGAGAGCCTTGCGGCGGCCCGTGAGGGCGTCTCCGCGGTGTTCGGGGTGTTGCCGTCGTGGTTCGGCTCGGCGGCACAAGGGCCGCTTGTCCGTGAGGCTCAACGCCATCTTGCGCAGTGGGTGTTGCAACCGATTGCGGCGGCCATCGCCGAGGAGGCCACCGACAAACTCGGCGCGGTGGTCACGCTGGACGTGATGCGACCCCTCCAGGCCTTCGACGCTGGCGGGCGGGCTCGCGCGTTCGGCACAATGGTCAAGGCGATCGCAGAGGCCAACCAGGCGGGGCTGGAGCCGCAACAGGTTGAGGCCGGCTTAAAACTCATCAATTGGGCCTGA
- a CDS encoding HK97 family phage prohead protease, which translates to MLWGASLGALELRSEGGATRLRATFPYGAETELAPGRHEVIAARAFADRIDAGEDIHLLAGHDYNRPLASRAAGTLNLTDGADALRIEATLDGGTSWARDFLAAHASGLIRGLSPGFRVASDGERIERRGADMLRTITRAALFEISTVTRPAYPTAQIEARAWQPDQPARPTRAMRRWRA; encoded by the coding sequence ATGCTGTGGGGGGCGTCTCTCGGCGCGCTGGAATTGCGCAGCGAAGGCGGGGCAACCCGTCTCCGGGCGACGTTCCCCTATGGCGCTGAAACCGAGTTGGCACCGGGCCGGCACGAGGTGATCGCCGCACGGGCTTTCGCTGACCGGATCGACGCGGGCGAGGATATTCACCTCCTCGCCGGACACGACTACAACCGCCCGCTCGCCTCTCGGGCAGCGGGCACACTCAACCTGACCGATGGCGCCGACGCGCTGCGGATCGAAGCGACGCTGGACGGTGGCACGTCCTGGGCACGAGACTTCCTCGCCGCCCATGCGTCCGGGCTGATCCGCGGACTTTCACCGGGCTTTCGTGTTGCCAGCGATGGCGAGCGGATCGAGCGGCGCGGCGCGGACATGCTGCGGACGATCACCCGCGCGGCTTTGTTCGAGATCAGCACCGTCACCCGGCCGGCCTATCCCACGGCACAGATCGAGGCGCGCGCTTGGCAGCCGGATCAACCCGCGCGGCCTACCCGCGCAATGCGGAGGTGGCGCGCATGA
- a CDS encoding phage major capsid protein gives MLNSTKLQRRQSEIRQQLAELASNDNPTDDEQRSMNTLDAEYRTNEVRFRAALIAEDTERREAGEELETREGREYADLVSGFEMRQVALYLDEGRQFSGRTGEVVQELRSRGGYRGVPVPWQALEVRAGETVAAGVPDPIQTRPIIDRLFPDTAASRMGAQVIQIDHGEVEWPVVTSAVTAGWADGETANVAGPTAFATTDRALAPDHNLGVQMRITRKALKQSGAALEQAVRRDMNSVMAVAMDRAVFLGTGANGQPLGVITGAATYGITATDVDALATWAAVRAGVVRFMTANAATGPGGIRALIRPELWSLLDDTSDADLARTEWDKLTRNIPVSNIAMTTNGLAAPAGDPLETQALLTTSAGGIAPIFVGAWGAIDMIRDPFTDAQSGGLRITALATMDVTVARPAQLQLLTGLLLEAGA, from the coding sequence ATGCTGAACAGCACCAAACTACAGCGCCGCCAGAGCGAAATCCGGCAGCAGCTTGCCGAGCTGGCGAGCAACGACAATCCGACCGATGACGAGCAGCGGTCCATGAACACGCTCGATGCCGAATATCGGACGAACGAGGTTCGCTTCCGCGCGGCGCTGATCGCCGAGGACACCGAACGGCGCGAGGCCGGCGAGGAGCTGGAAACCCGCGAAGGCCGCGAATACGCCGATCTGGTGTCCGGCTTTGAGATGCGACAGGTGGCGCTTTACCTCGACGAAGGCCGGCAGTTCAGCGGGCGCACCGGCGAGGTGGTGCAGGAGCTGCGGAGCCGCGGCGGCTATCGCGGCGTGCCGGTGCCGTGGCAGGCGCTGGAAGTGCGTGCCGGCGAGACCGTCGCGGCCGGTGTGCCCGATCCGATCCAGACGCGCCCGATCATCGACCGCCTGTTTCCTGACACTGCGGCGTCCCGCATGGGCGCTCAGGTGATCCAGATCGACCACGGCGAAGTCGAGTGGCCGGTGGTCACGTCGGCGGTGACGGCCGGGTGGGCCGATGGCGAGACCGCGAACGTCGCGGGGCCGACGGCGTTCGCCACGACGGATCGCGCGCTGGCGCCCGATCACAACCTCGGCGTCCAAATGCGGATCACCCGCAAGGCGCTGAAGCAGTCCGGCGCCGCGCTGGAACAGGCGGTGCGTCGCGACATGAATAGCGTGATGGCGGTTGCGATGGACCGGGCGGTGTTCCTCGGCACCGGCGCCAACGGCCAGCCGCTCGGCGTCATCACCGGCGCCGCGACCTACGGCATCACCGCAACCGACGTGGACGCGCTTGCGACCTGGGCAGCAGTGCGGGCCGGCGTTGTGCGCTTCATGACCGCGAACGCAGCGACCGGCCCCGGCGGCATCCGCGCCCTGATCCGCCCCGAGTTGTGGAGCCTTCTGGACGACACGTCCGACGCGGACCTCGCCCGGACCGAATGGGATAAGCTGACCCGCAATATCCCGGTCAGCAACATCGCCATGACGACCAACGGGCTTGCCGCACCCGCAGGCGACCCGCTGGAGACGCAGGCCCTTCTGACGACCTCGGCAGGCGGTATCGCACCGATTTTCGTTGGCGCCTGGGGCGCAATCGACATGATCCGCGATCCCTTCACCGACGCACAGTCCGGCGGCCTTCGCATCACGGCCCTCGCGACGATGGACGTCACGGTCGCCCGCCCGGCACAGCTCCAGCTCCTCACCGGGCTTCTGCTCGAAGCGGGCGCCTAA
- a CDS encoding HNH endonuclease signature motif containing protein yields MIARHSKHITRGARWAALRLQVLRRDGFKCRACGARARLEIDHIKPVRTDPQLAWDASNLQPLCPGCHTRKTNLEQGRSAPNPDRLAWAALLREDVKC; encoded by the coding sequence ATGATCGCCCGCCACTCCAAGCACATCACCCGCGGCGCCCGATGGGCTGCGTTGCGCCTCCAGGTGCTTCGCCGCGACGGCTTCAAGTGCCGTGCCTGCGGTGCCCGTGCTCGCCTTGAGATCGACCACATCAAGCCGGTGCGGACTGACCCGCAACTGGCTTGGGACGCCTCGAACCTCCAGCCGCTTTGCCCCGGCTGTCACACCCGCAAGACCAACCTCGAACAAGGGCGATCCGCCCCAAACCCCGACCGCCTCGCGTGGGCGGCACTTCTGCGTGAGGACGTGAAATGCTGA
- a CDS encoding terminase TerL endonuclease subunit, translating to MATDATLATRFLTSLEIPEGPLAGRPLKLAPFQKSFLKGALADGVNVACLSVGRGNGKTALSAGLALGALLGVWDAQPRREILIGARTRDQGRIAWTYIEGLARSLPDDIRARLQFRRSPILSVTLDNEHEIRVLPADGKSALGTSPTFVLMDERGHWALDRGDSLEHALLTGLGKRGGRALIISTSASDDSHPFSRWLDEAQVGVFSQEHRPAPSLPADDRESLMLANPGAEAGIGASVEWLKAQGRRAIARGGSTLTSYRLFHRNERVSGEARDVLLTTDEWLNCEVSDLPAREGACVIGVDLGGSASMSAAAFFWPATGRLECLGTFPSKPSLLDRGQADGVSARYCEMQDRGELDVLGEQTVPVAPWLNEVARHVQGYEVAAIVADRYKQAELGEAIDATGLRFPIVWRGQGFRDGGEDCERFRRAAFDGQVKSKPSLLLRSAFADAVCLRDPANNLKLAKARSNGRIDAAAATVIAVAQGARMVGRATATKGRMAWG from the coding sequence ATGGCAACTGACGCAACCCTTGCAACCCGGTTCCTCACATCGCTGGAGATCCCCGAGGGACCCTTGGCGGGCCGGCCGTTGAAGCTGGCGCCGTTCCAGAAGTCGTTCCTCAAGGGTGCGCTTGCCGACGGCGTGAACGTCGCTTGCCTCAGTGTCGGTCGCGGCAACGGCAAGACGGCATTGTCCGCCGGCCTCGCTCTCGGCGCTCTCCTCGGCGTGTGGGACGCCCAGCCCCGTCGCGAAATTTTGATTGGTGCTCGAACCCGCGACCAAGGCCGAATTGCGTGGACCTATATTGAGGGTCTGGCGCGAAGCCTCCCTGACGATATCCGGGCACGTCTCCAGTTTCGTCGCTCGCCGATCCTCTCTGTCACTCTCGACAACGAGCATGAAATCCGCGTGCTGCCTGCGGACGGCAAGTCAGCGCTAGGCACGTCACCGACGTTCGTGCTGATGGACGAACGCGGCCACTGGGCGCTCGACAGGGGCGATTCGCTGGAGCACGCGCTGCTGACCGGCCTGGGCAAGCGTGGTGGCCGGGCGCTGATTATCAGCACTTCGGCGAGCGACGACAGCCACCCGTTTTCTCGCTGGCTGGATGAAGCGCAGGTTGGCGTCTTTTCCCAAGAGCACCGGCCTGCGCCTTCATTGCCTGCTGATGACCGCGAAAGCCTGATGTTGGCAAATCCCGGCGCGGAAGCGGGCATTGGCGCAAGCGTCGAATGGCTGAAAGCGCAAGGCCGGCGCGCCATCGCACGCGGTGGCTCGACCCTCACATCCTACCGCCTCTTTCACCGAAACGAGCGCGTCAGCGGCGAGGCCCGCGACGTGTTGCTAACCACCGACGAATGGCTCAATTGCGAGGTGTCCGACCTTCCAGCGCGTGAGGGCGCCTGCGTCATTGGCGTCGACCTAGGCGGCTCTGCGAGCATGTCCGCAGCGGCGTTTTTCTGGCCTGCCACCGGGCGGCTCGAATGCCTCGGCACGTTCCCGTCGAAACCCTCGCTGCTGGATCGCGGACAAGCTGATGGTGTCAGCGCGCGCTATTGCGAGATGCAGGACCGCGGCGAGCTGGACGTGCTCGGCGAGCAGACGGTGCCGGTGGCGCCCTGGCTGAATGAAGTTGCCCGTCATGTCCAAGGCTATGAAGTCGCCGCCATCGTTGCTGACCGCTACAAACAGGCCGAACTCGGCGAGGCGATAGACGCGACCGGGCTGCGGTTCCCCATCGTCTGGCGCGGCCAAGGCTTCCGTGACGGTGGCGAAGACTGCGAACGTTTCCGGCGCGCGGCCTTTGACGGACAGGTGAAGTCCAAGCCGTCGCTGCTGTTGAGATCGGCTTTCGCGGACGCGGTTTGCCTGCGTGATCCTGCAAACAACCTGAAGCTCGCCAAGGCCCGCTCCAACGGCCGGATCGACGCTGCGGCGGCCACGGTGATCGCGGTGGCGCAAGGCGCTCGCATGGTCGGCCGCGCGACGGCGACGAAGGGGCGAATGGCATGGGGCTGA
- a CDS encoding bifunctional DNA primase/polymerase, translating to MFAAHADAYSAAGLPCFPVDTRRKRPAVRNWQRATPRSARAWAEKFPHADGLGVVMGEASGLTEIDVDIVGDAALGAALERFGESPITIRTASGKSKIWYRHNGERRLIRPVVNVDVLGSGFTVAPPSWRDDLGAGYRFLTGSLADVARLPTIRRRALEAGAGYAGRPAESVQAGERNNRLFRFAMTQARSCDDLAALEDVCTTWNEQMPDPLSAGEVGNVARSAWGYEARGSNFVGLRKPQVTAWDAARDSLLDFPDAFMLLHMFEAYHSNRKSFAIAPGSMSEAGTLPWHRTRIRRARDVLLERGFLEVVRPPDGRRRLAGQYRLTRPDHGHNHFTLPPPL from the coding sequence GTGTTCGCGGCCCATGCAGACGCTTATTCTGCCGCAGGTTTGCCGTGCTTTCCGGTGGATACCCGCCGCAAGCGCCCTGCGGTGCGCAACTGGCAGCGCGCGACGCCACGCTCGGCGCGTGCATGGGCCGAGAAGTTTCCCCACGCTGACGGGCTCGGCGTTGTCATGGGCGAGGCGTCCGGCCTGACCGAAATCGACGTTGACATTGTCGGCGATGCGGCGCTCGGCGCGGCGCTGGAGAGGTTCGGCGAAAGCCCGATAACGATCAGAACGGCGAGCGGGAAAAGCAAAATCTGGTATCGCCACAATGGCGAACGCCGGCTTATTCGCCCGGTAGTAAATGTCGACGTGCTCGGCAGTGGCTTCACCGTTGCCCCGCCGAGCTGGCGCGACGACTTAGGGGCCGGCTATCGTTTCCTGACAGGCTCACTCGCCGATGTGGCGCGACTGCCGACAATCCGCCGGAGGGCGCTGGAAGCCGGTGCAGGATACGCTGGCCGGCCTGCTGAGAGCGTCCAGGCAGGCGAGCGCAACAACCGGCTCTTTCGGTTTGCGATGACGCAGGCGCGCTCTTGTGACGACCTCGCCGCGCTGGAGGACGTGTGCACAACTTGGAATGAACAGATGCCCGACCCGCTATCGGCCGGCGAAGTTGGCAACGTCGCACGCTCGGCATGGGGCTATGAGGCGCGCGGCTCGAATTTCGTCGGGCTGCGAAAGCCTCAAGTCACGGCGTGGGACGCCGCCCGCGATAGTCTCCTAGACTTCCCCGATGCATTCATGTTGCTGCACATGTTCGAGGCTTACCACTCGAACCGAAAGTCGTTCGCAATTGCACCGGGCTCAATGTCTGAGGCGGGGACGCTGCCGTGGCACCGGACGCGGATCCGGCGTGCGCGCGATGTGCTGCTTGAGCGGGGTTTTCTCGAAGTTGTGAGGCCGCCTGACGGTCGCCGCAGGCTGGCCGGTCAATACCGTCTGACTAGGCCGGATCATGGCCACAATCACTTTACACTGCCTCCCCCTCTCTAG
- a CDS encoding AlpA family phage regulatory protein, whose translation MAKQYASDKNLAARWGVTRQTVWRWHREQAEFPRAVTLSPGCTRWKLSEIEAWELAKAAA comes from the coding sequence ATGGCAAAACAATACGCTTCCGACAAAAATCTTGCTGCGCGCTGGGGCGTGACGCGCCAGACCGTCTGGCGCTGGCATCGCGAGCAGGCCGAGTTCCCACGCGCGGTGACGCTGTCGCCCGGCTGCACGCGCTGGAAGCTGAGCGAAATTGAGGCTTGGGAACTTGCGAAGGCGGCAGCGTAA